One window from the genome of Leptospirillum ferriphilum encodes:
- a CDS encoding uracil-DNA glycosylase, translating to MEEVAVEEDSLGRLSGEIVVCRQCDRLVSWREESGRVKRASTRTETYWSRPLPGFGDSEALLWIIGLAPAAHGGNRTGRVFTGDRSGDFLFRCLYETGWSRYPTVWGRKDGQTLFGAWISAAVRCAPPENTPSPEEFLRCRPFLEREFRQLTKVRAVLVLGALALREWMTLLGKHDPSLLQKKPSFVHGTHMVFPDPTPRLFISYHPSQRNTQTGLLTKEMMCRLLREIRAFTFPMK from the coding sequence GCAATGTGACCGGCTCGTTTCCTGGCGGGAAGAGTCGGGCCGGGTCAAGAGAGCCTCCACCCGGACCGAAACCTATTGGTCCAGGCCATTGCCCGGGTTTGGGGATTCAGAAGCCCTGTTATGGATTATCGGGCTCGCCCCTGCGGCCCATGGAGGGAATCGGACAGGAAGAGTGTTCACCGGAGACCGTTCGGGCGACTTTTTGTTCCGATGCCTGTATGAAACGGGATGGTCCCGTTATCCGACGGTCTGGGGGCGGAAGGACGGACAGACTCTCTTCGGGGCATGGATCTCCGCGGCCGTCCGGTGCGCTCCGCCGGAAAATACCCCGTCTCCGGAAGAGTTTCTCCGCTGCCGCCCCTTTCTCGAAAGAGAATTTCGCCAATTGACGAAGGTTCGCGCCGTGCTCGTTCTTGGTGCGCTGGCTCTCCGGGAATGGATGACGCTCCTTGGAAAACACGATCCCTCGCTCCTTCAGAAGAAACCTTCCTTTGTCCACGGGACACACATGGTTTTTCCGGACCCCACCCCCCGGTTGTTCATCTCTTATCACCCCAGCCAGCGAAACACCCAGACCGGACTTTTGACGAAGGAGATGATGTGCCGGCTCCTTCGGGAAATCCGCGCTTTTACCTTTCCCATGAAATAG
- a CDS encoding response regulator transcription factor, with protein sequence MLTHKDVSQILDFIAFLKESEKGESIFVRVCRELQPLLGFSSAGFIPFDPKNKTVLTNGYLSFNCNSQVFLQYILHYSSEDPFLSTGWYKDDRSNVALLSHFISEENLLRSRFAKDFLSQVPMLYCMRVKIFSQGEFRGLLSLHRTSELGDYTEREISISEVLFPYLGQFLLPNITPREQDPFSFTDHGVIIVTEHQQILYSNEIGNRIFQEIREELLDLSGELLLKQNPIFLQTSKGPFRVRAFPLNLHFSLSLPEGIQNFRRRQDKERIRVLFLEPLTPAPLLPGKTGGLLSPKQLEVTRRVLQGCSNKRIAETLGITEQTVKDHLHAIFEKLRLKNRWELIVFFGGKPEGKSLEE encoded by the coding sequence ATGCTGACGCACAAAGACGTTTCTCAAATTCTCGATTTCATTGCCTTTCTGAAGGAATCCGAAAAAGGGGAGTCCATCTTTGTCCGCGTTTGTCGGGAGCTGCAACCCCTGCTCGGCTTTTCGTCGGCCGGATTCATTCCGTTCGATCCCAAAAACAAGACCGTTCTGACAAACGGGTATCTCTCCTTCAATTGCAACAGTCAGGTCTTCCTCCAGTATATTCTTCACTACTCTTCCGAAGACCCTTTTCTGTCCACCGGGTGGTACAAGGACGACCGTTCGAATGTTGCTCTTTTGTCGCACTTCATTTCGGAAGAAAACCTGCTCCGTTCCCGCTTTGCAAAAGACTTTCTGTCGCAGGTTCCCATGCTGTACTGCATGCGGGTCAAGATTTTCAGTCAGGGAGAATTCAGGGGGCTTCTCTCCCTTCATCGCACCAGCGAACTGGGAGACTATACAGAACGGGAGATCAGCATTTCCGAAGTTCTGTTTCCTTATCTCGGGCAATTTCTCCTGCCCAATATAACCCCGCGGGAACAGGATCCTTTTTCCTTCACCGATCACGGAGTCATTATTGTGACGGAGCATCAGCAGATTCTGTATTCCAACGAAATCGGAAACCGGATATTTCAGGAAATTCGTGAAGAATTGCTCGATTTATCCGGCGAACTGTTATTGAAACAGAATCCGATCTTTCTTCAGACATCCAAGGGTCCGTTTCGTGTCCGGGCATTTCCATTGAACCTTCATTTTTCGCTGTCTCTTCCGGAAGGCATTCAAAATTTCCGCAGACGCCAGGACAAGGAACGGATCCGCGTCCTTTTTCTGGAACCCCTCACGCCAGCTCCGCTCCTGCCCGGAAAAACAGGCGGACTTCTCTCTCCAAAGCAACTGGAGGTCACCCGGAGAGTTCTCCAGGGATGTTCCAACAAACGAATCGCAGAAACGCTTGGCATCACCGAACAGACCGTCAAGGACCATTTGCATGCCATCTTCGAGAAGCTTCGACTTAAAAACCGCTGGGAGCTGATCGTTTTCTTTGGGGGCAAGCCGGAAGGAAAAAGTCTGGAGGAATAA
- the lpdA gene encoding dihydrolipoyl dehydrogenase, whose product MMEESFDLVVLGGGPAGYVGAIRAAQLGMKVGLVESGKVGGTCLHEGCIPTKVLLEAAGFVSQAARSGEFGVSVGPPSVDWKTLSVHREKVVNRLFLGVQTLLRKNGILCFSGEGQLVSPEEVFVSGGENKKLRASHILVATGSRPRPWPGLPFDRERVLDSTEALRLCPAGHRIGIVGGGVVGVEFADIFQSFGGKVALLEKEEHLLPSEDPDLVEILRKEYERRGMTIRTGVSIEKIEVVPEGVKITGVDGSGKEELLFDKLLVAIGREARLPVLGKEFSGLSMERGFLKVDPYGWTGLSGLYAAGDVTGGLMLAHAASHQAVIAVDRMAGKNPSPFDPLHVPRVVYSHPEVVSVGISGQEARRKGLPVRQGEYPLLGNGRSLIHGEKRGLVRVFGDPETGGVLGLAGVGGGLSELISLGALAMQMPQGLKAFQGTIIPHPTVGEALWEAAMDVTGDALHR is encoded by the coding sequence ATGATGGAAGAATCGTTTGATCTCGTGGTGCTAGGAGGGGGGCCGGCCGGTTATGTTGGAGCGATCAGGGCGGCCCAGCTGGGGATGAAGGTCGGTCTTGTGGAATCGGGCAAGGTTGGAGGGACTTGCCTTCACGAAGGATGTATCCCGACAAAGGTTCTGCTCGAAGCGGCGGGCTTTGTCTCCCAGGCGGCCCGGTCCGGCGAGTTTGGCGTATCGGTGGGACCCCCCTCGGTGGACTGGAAGACACTCTCTGTTCACAGGGAAAAGGTCGTGAACCGTCTTTTTCTGGGTGTCCAGACGTTGCTCCGTAAAAACGGGATTCTTTGTTTTTCCGGAGAAGGACAGCTGGTCTCGCCGGAAGAGGTGTTTGTTTCGGGAGGGGAAAACAAAAAACTGCGGGCCTCTCATATTTTGGTGGCGACCGGTTCACGCCCTCGTCCCTGGCCGGGTCTTCCTTTCGACCGGGAGAGGGTTCTCGACAGCACAGAGGCATTGCGACTCTGTCCGGCGGGACACAGAATCGGCATTGTGGGAGGCGGTGTTGTCGGCGTGGAGTTTGCCGACATCTTCCAGTCGTTCGGGGGAAAGGTGGCTCTTCTGGAAAAAGAGGAGCACTTGCTGCCATCGGAGGATCCGGATCTTGTCGAAATTCTCCGAAAAGAGTACGAGCGTCGGGGAATGACGATCCGGACCGGCGTTTCCATAGAGAAAATCGAGGTCGTTCCGGAAGGGGTGAAGATCACGGGTGTCGACGGTTCCGGGAAAGAAGAGCTGTTGTTTGACAAGCTGCTGGTCGCGATCGGCCGGGAAGCGCGTCTTCCCGTTCTGGGAAAAGAGTTTTCGGGATTGTCGATGGAACGGGGATTTCTAAAGGTCGATCCCTATGGATGGACGGGACTCTCCGGTCTGTATGCGGCGGGAGATGTCACGGGCGGTCTGATGCTGGCCCATGCCGCGAGCCATCAGGCCGTGATCGCGGTCGACCGGATGGCCGGAAAAAATCCGTCCCCGTTTGACCCTTTGCATGTTCCTCGTGTTGTATACTCCCACCCGGAAGTTGTGTCGGTTGGTATTTCCGGACAGGAAGCCCGCAGAAAAGGCCTCCCTGTCCGTCAGGGAGAGTATCCCCTTCTGGGGAATGGAAGATCGTTGATTCATGGGGAAAAAAGAGGGTTGGTCCGGGTTTTCGGAGACCCGGAAACCGGCGGGGTTCTGGGTCTTGCCGGAGTCGGGGGGGGACTGTCCGAGCTGATTTCTCTCGGAGCTCTCGCCATGCAAATGCCTCAGGGTCTCAAGGCTTTTCAGGGGACAATCATTCCGCATCCCACAGTGGGGGAAGCCCTCTGGGAGGCCGCCATGGATGTGACGGGGGATGCGCTCCACCGCTAA
- a CDS encoding alkaline phosphatase family protein — protein MMKRFLVPGIVRKTLPLFFVLYLAKTLFIPLPVKAAVQPPPGHVVIFVLENKGFRDIIGNPDAPFINRLAAHNILLTDYHALAHPSLPNYVAMLSGRTDGVHSDNPNLRFSDPTIAESLVQKGYSVKGYFQSLPEKGYLGNGFPPGKPLYVIRHNPFYLFGQIRSDSGWKSRVVPIGELDEDLGREQLPVFSFVIGDLCHDMHGGGGCPPQSKRDLIRSGDRFVEEWVEKIRHSGNWKKERTVIIVTWDEGRYPVWQRLRDGFSRHSEKGAGGRVPFVVVSSRDGAPQRIGGYYDHRSLVQSLARFFQIDSPVPSSVHPFPREVFGKQE, from the coding sequence ATGATGAAGCGGTTTCTGGTTCCCGGGATTGTCAGAAAGACTCTTCCTCTCTTTTTTGTCCTGTATCTTGCGAAAACTCTTTTCATCCCCCTTCCGGTCAAGGCCGCTGTTCAGCCCCCTCCTGGGCATGTCGTGATCTTCGTTCTGGAGAACAAGGGATTCCGGGACATCATCGGAAATCCGGACGCCCCGTTTATCAATCGACTTGCCGCACACAATATTCTTCTGACGGACTATCATGCTCTGGCGCACCCGAGTCTGCCGAATTATGTGGCCATGTTGTCGGGGCGGACCGATGGCGTCCATTCCGATAATCCGAATCTTCGATTTTCGGATCCGACGATTGCGGAATCCCTTGTCCAGAAAGGGTATTCGGTCAAGGGGTATTTCCAGTCCTTGCCGGAAAAAGGATATTTGGGGAATGGTTTCCCTCCCGGAAAGCCTTTGTATGTGATACGCCACAATCCGTTCTATCTGTTCGGTCAAATCCGGTCCGATTCCGGGTGGAAAAGCCGCGTTGTTCCGATCGGGGAACTGGACGAAGACCTGGGCCGGGAACAACTTCCGGTTTTCTCCTTTGTTATCGGAGACTTGTGCCATGATATGCATGGTGGCGGAGGATGCCCTCCGCAGAGTAAAAGGGATTTAATCCGCTCCGGGGACCGGTTCGTGGAGGAATGGGTCGAAAAAATCCGTCATTCCGGAAACTGGAAGAAAGAGCGGACTGTGATTATCGTCACCTGGGACGAAGGACGATACCCGGTTTGGCAACGGCTTCGGGACGGGTTTAGCCGGCATTCTGAAAAAGGTGCGGGGGGCAGGGTTCCGTTTGTCGTGGTTTCTTCTCGGGATGGAGCCCCGCAAAGAATTGGGGGATATTATGACCATCGGAGTCTTGTCCAGTCCCTGGCCCGTTTTTTTCAGATCGATTCACCGGTTCCGTCATCCGTCCATCCATTTCCCCGGGAGGTTTTCGGAAAACAGGAATGA
- a CDS encoding sulfurtransferase TusA family protein, translated as MSEETKSGEVVDARGMYCPGPLMELIKTIQLKPVGTVLSVLSTDEGSVKDIPAWIQKVGQVHVGTEKKDGYWDVTVKKVK; from the coding sequence ATGAGTGAAGAAACAAAGTCCGGCGAAGTGGTGGATGCCAGGGGAATGTATTGCCCAGGGCCACTGATGGAGCTGATCAAGACGATCCAGCTGAAGCCTGTGGGAACGGTTCTGTCCGTCCTGTCGACAGATGAGGGTTCTGTCAAGGACATCCCCGCCTGGATTCAGAAAGTGGGTCAGGTGCATGTCGGAACGGAAAAAAAAGACGGGTATTGGGATGTGACCGTCAAGAAAGTCAAGTAA
- a CDS encoding HD-GYP domain-containing protein has product MKKTISISKLKPGMKVVGIDKSWLETPFLSHHFVIRSEKDIEKLLDSGVQLVTIEVDDLTREKSPSEESREEPHGLLELPSEDSGNDRTILSLQRETTRLLTRAFQQVRISGFLPTDEIRSHVRQTVDFLLHNRQAISLLADIHENDDETYVHSANTMFMAAAFAIRHQMEDAECFRWALAALLHDVGKTRIPEHILKKPGPLDLLEWEVMHQHPIYGFQILRKSPDPEIHGLAAQVAVEHHERLNGSGYPHHLGLDAVHPVSRSLMVLDIYEALTGHRVYRARSSPRKVIHYLMNDYSDRVSVPVILELASMVGIFPVGTFVENEDGEILMIQKYEDAENYRGEMTVLKIFGPGKKILPRPQKRKIGNLDPATILRTYDYRAVGLTQEQWEYLMGGGAPGIT; this is encoded by the coding sequence TTGAAAAAGACCATTTCGATCTCAAAACTGAAACCGGGCATGAAAGTTGTCGGCATTGACAAAAGCTGGCTTGAAACACCCTTTCTCTCTCACCATTTTGTCATCCGGTCTGAAAAAGACATCGAAAAACTCCTGGACAGCGGCGTCCAGCTGGTAACCATCGAAGTCGATGACCTGACCAGGGAGAAAAGCCCCTCGGAGGAATCCCGGGAAGAGCCGCACGGACTTCTGGAACTGCCTTCAGAAGACTCCGGCAACGACCGGACGATTCTGTCCTTGCAGCGAGAAACAACCCGCCTTTTGACCCGCGCCTTTCAGCAGGTCCGGATCAGTGGCTTTCTTCCCACAGACGAAATTCGGTCGCATGTGCGGCAGACCGTCGACTTTCTCCTCCACAACCGGCAAGCAATTTCACTCTTGGCGGATATCCACGAAAACGATGACGAGACTTACGTCCATTCCGCAAACACCATGTTCATGGCCGCTGCTTTCGCCATTCGCCACCAGATGGAGGATGCGGAATGTTTCCGCTGGGCGTTGGCCGCTCTTCTTCACGATGTCGGAAAAACGCGCATCCCGGAACACATTCTGAAAAAACCCGGTCCCCTCGATCTTCTGGAATGGGAGGTGATGCATCAGCATCCGATTTACGGATTCCAGATCCTGCGCAAAAGCCCCGATCCTGAAATCCACGGACTGGCGGCTCAGGTCGCGGTCGAACACCACGAGCGGCTCAACGGATCGGGATACCCGCACCATCTCGGACTCGATGCCGTGCATCCCGTCTCCCGCTCCCTGATGGTACTCGACATCTACGAAGCCCTGACAGGGCATCGTGTTTACCGGGCGCGCAGTTCTCCCCGCAAAGTGATCCACTACCTGATGAACGACTACAGCGATCGGGTTTCCGTGCCTGTCATTCTCGAACTGGCGTCGATGGTCGGGATCTTCCCTGTGGGAACGTTCGTGGAAAACGAAGACGGAGAAATCCTGATGATCCAGAAATACGAAGACGCGGAAAATTACCGGGGGGAGATGACCGTGCTCAAGATCTTCGGACCGGGAAAAAAAATTCTTCCACGCCCCCAGAAAAGGAAGATTGGCAACCTTGACCCGGCAACCATTCTCCGGACATACGACTACCGCGCAGTCGGTCTGACCCAGGAACAATGGGAATATCTGATGGGAGGAGGAGCTCCCGGAATTACTTGA
- a CDS encoding anthranilate phosphoribosyltransferase — MKTLIKTVGTGPHGSKDLSVDQAREAAALMLDGKATPAQIGALLLAIRTKGEADGELEGFFQESRSRILSCSPAPPVLDALDIGDPYDGHIRTPGLTIPASLWAAHAGLKIVLHGYPDLPAKFGIGHTRVWEALGMSITPWQKSLAVLDRQGIVLLSPSDFLPGWTALQGVRQELGLRTLLNTVEKSLNPLNARRMLTGYFHESLAPRLHALLRKVYPEQQVTLVSGSEGSVDLYAHRPTRFHPPFEENAAATRTIAPPEHFPSLPELPPRAEAHADFVKSVLTDSTHPHYHLVRYQAAFLLWQGGLSTDISSALASLPDEYPSILPDGTLLTR; from the coding sequence TTGAAAACCCTCATCAAAACTGTCGGAACCGGCCCGCACGGTTCAAAGGATCTCTCGGTGGATCAGGCCCGGGAAGCCGCCGCTCTGATGCTGGACGGAAAAGCCACCCCCGCCCAGATCGGTGCGCTTTTGCTCGCCATCCGCACAAAAGGGGAGGCGGATGGCGAACTCGAAGGGTTCTTTCAAGAATCCCGATCGAGGATCCTGTCTTGTTCTCCGGCTCCACCGGTTCTGGACGCACTGGATATCGGAGATCCTTACGACGGTCACATCCGTACGCCGGGACTCACCATTCCCGCGTCTCTCTGGGCTGCACACGCAGGACTCAAGATCGTTCTGCATGGCTATCCCGATCTGCCGGCAAAGTTCGGCATAGGGCATACCCGGGTCTGGGAGGCGCTCGGAATGTCCATCACCCCCTGGCAGAAATCGCTCGCTGTTCTTGACCGGCAGGGCATCGTGCTCCTCTCGCCCTCCGACTTTCTTCCCGGATGGACAGCCTTGCAGGGTGTCCGGCAGGAACTCGGTCTTCGGACCCTTCTGAACACCGTCGAAAAATCCCTGAATCCGTTGAACGCCAGGAGAATGCTGACTGGATACTTTCATGAATCACTTGCTCCCCGCCTGCATGCACTTCTCAGAAAAGTCTATCCGGAACAGCAGGTGACTCTCGTTTCCGGTTCGGAAGGTTCCGTCGACCTCTACGCTCACCGGCCGACCCGCTTCCACCCTCCCTTTGAAGAGAACGCTGCCGCCACCCGGACGATTGCTCCGCCGGAACATTTTCCTTCTCTCCCGGAATTGCCTCCCAGGGCGGAGGCGCACGCCGATTTCGTCAAGTCCGTCCTGACAGACAGCACGCATCCGCACTACCACCTCGTTCGTTACCAGGCCGCGTTCCTCCTGTGGCAGGGAGGGCTTTCAACCGACATATCTTCGGCATTGGCATCTCTACCGGACGAATATCCTTCCATTCTTCCCGATGGCACTCTGTTGACTCGATAG
- the mazG gene encoding nucleoside triphosphate pyrophosphohydrolase yields the protein MTHLSPPRPKTTGEADGIAFLRLLEIVDHLRGEEGCPFDREQTVPRLLHDLREELHELQEAVEDKKSGAILSEIGDMVLILLFIRRILWEEKPISVAELLDHTSKKMVRRHPHVFLDPDPTIDKKTLWSNWEKEKRKEKEHEGRTSLLDGIPRTMSSLERAFRQGQKAARTGFDWTEEEDVWEKVIEEVGELSEARSEGNDRLDHELGDLLLALTSYARHRGLRPEESLARANDRFSKRFRHMEEECRHLNRELSSLSPEEWNRLWENAKKTETSRSGENNGGGS from the coding sequence TTGACCCATCTCTCTCCCCCTCGGCCCAAGACCACCGGAGAGGCAGACGGCATCGCCTTTCTGCGCCTTCTGGAAATCGTCGATCACCTGAGGGGAGAGGAGGGTTGTCCCTTCGATCGCGAACAGACCGTTCCCCGCCTTCTGCATGACCTGCGGGAAGAACTTCATGAGCTTCAGGAAGCGGTGGAAGACAAAAAATCCGGGGCGATCCTCTCCGAAATCGGAGACATGGTTCTGATCCTTCTTTTCATCCGGCGCATCTTGTGGGAGGAAAAACCCATTTCTGTGGCGGAGCTTCTTGACCACACCTCCAAAAAGATGGTTCGGCGCCATCCGCATGTCTTTCTCGATCCGGATCCGACAATCGACAAAAAAACGCTTTGGTCGAACTGGGAGAAGGAAAAGAGAAAAGAAAAAGAACATGAGGGACGGACATCCCTCCTCGACGGGATTCCGCGGACGATGTCCTCTCTCGAGCGAGCCTTTCGTCAGGGACAAAAAGCCGCGAGAACGGGATTCGACTGGACAGAGGAAGAAGACGTCTGGGAAAAAGTCATCGAGGAAGTGGGAGAGCTCTCCGAAGCCCGTTCAGAGGGAAACGACCGGCTCGACCACGAACTGGGAGACCTGTTGCTGGCGCTGACCTCCTATGCGCGTCACCGCGGTCTGAGACCCGAAGAGTCCCTGGCGCGGGCCAACGACCGGTTTTCGAAGCGGTTTCGGCATATGGAAGAAGAATGTCGACATCTCAACAGGGAGCTTTCCTCCCTGTCACCGGAAGAGTGGAACCGTCTCTGGGAAAATGCGAAGAAAACAGAGACATCCCGTTCTGGCGAAAACAACGGCGGTGGATCTTGA
- a CDS encoding sigma-54 interaction domain-containing protein translates to MKPKKSRKKIPDYPVFDALAESNGISALYIGSDYRIKWISPEARRILGVSQDVQDPLCRDLLEGRLCTSECRASSGEALTGGSPFQECCFQPVHPPFQIRTEFVPESGTEGGGLLKSFRIAPDSLVDDPPSSFVANGPWAEEILSLLPRIARSDLPILLIGETGTGKECLARMIHQESHRSSGPFVVLDLSLIPDTLVEDALFGHKRGAFTGAIQEQTGKLPLAETGTLFLDEIQNIPHALQTKLLRFLETGTFEPIGSRETCKVDTRIIAATNEPPEDLLRDKRMRPDLFYRLNGLSLEIPPLRERGEDIPLLIESFRADWSRRTGRIAPSFSQELLHQLASYPFPGNIRELKHLVEATLTLADPAKTLEFDHLPASIRRQLRSRSLPSLDQADTGRSLKEQTFYDFERRRIREALDRSGGRIIEASRSLGISRVTLWRKMKKLSLLPDVSS, encoded by the coding sequence GTGAAACCCAAGAAATCCCGCAAAAAAATTCCTGATTATCCTGTCTTCGATGCTCTGGCCGAGTCAAACGGTATTTCTGCACTCTATATCGGCTCAGATTACCGCATCAAATGGATTTCCCCGGAAGCCCGGAGAATCCTGGGAGTTTCCCAGGACGTCCAGGATCCTCTTTGCCGGGATTTGCTCGAAGGGCGTCTTTGCACCTCCGAATGCCGCGCGTCCTCCGGAGAAGCCTTGACCGGAGGATCTCCTTTCCAGGAATGCTGCTTCCAGCCTGTCCATCCCCCTTTCCAGATCCGGACGGAATTCGTTCCGGAGTCCGGAACCGAAGGTGGTGGGCTTCTAAAAAGCTTCCGGATCGCCCCGGACTCTCTCGTCGACGATCCGCCTTCTTCGTTCGTCGCTAATGGACCATGGGCCGAAGAGATTCTGTCTCTTCTTCCCCGGATTGCACGCTCTGATCTTCCGATCCTTCTGATCGGCGAAACGGGAACAGGAAAGGAATGTCTGGCACGGATGATTCACCAGGAGAGCCATCGTTCCTCCGGTCCTTTCGTTGTCCTGGACCTCTCCCTGATCCCCGACACCTTGGTCGAGGATGCCCTTTTTGGCCATAAAAGAGGCGCTTTTACCGGCGCGATCCAGGAACAGACGGGGAAGCTCCCTCTGGCCGAAACGGGAACTCTCTTCCTGGACGAAATTCAAAATATTCCTCACGCCCTGCAGACAAAACTGCTTCGATTTCTGGAAACAGGGACCTTCGAGCCAATCGGTTCGCGGGAAACCTGTAAGGTGGACACCCGGATTATCGCGGCGACCAACGAACCTCCCGAAGATCTTCTTCGGGACAAACGCATGCGGCCGGACCTGTTTTATCGTCTGAATGGTCTTTCCCTCGAAATTCCTCCTCTGCGGGAACGCGGGGAAGATATCCCCCTCCTGATCGAGAGCTTTCGGGCGGACTGGAGCCGACGGACCGGAAGGATAGCCCCCTCTTTCTCCCAGGAACTTCTTCATCAGCTGGCCTCCTACCCGTTTCCGGGAAACATTCGGGAACTCAAGCATCTGGTCGAGGCGACGCTGACATTGGCGGACCCTGCAAAAACCCTGGAATTCGACCACCTTCCGGCTTCCATCCGGAGACAGTTGCGTTCCAGATCCCTTCCTTCGTTAGACCAGGCGGACACTGGAAGATCTTTAAAAGAGCAAACGTTTTACGATTTCGAGCGCCGGAGGATCCGGGAAGCCCTCGACCGCTCCGGAGGACGGATCATTGAAGCGTCCCGATCCCTCGGGATCAGCCGTGTGACCCTGTGGCGCAAGATGAAAAAACTCTCTCTCCTTCCAGACGTTTCATCCTAG
- the tadA gene encoding tRNA adenosine(34) deaminase TadA, with the protein MVTENSDDENMDERWMTEALSEAKTAMKKNEIPIGALLVDGNGTVLGRGHNQRIGSMDPTAHAEIVALRSSGLHVKNYRLPGTTLYVTVEPCLMCFGALLEARVETVVFGIREPRWGVTGSLYDLQNDPRFPHRIRVREGVLSHACQDLLRSFFQSRRPTGS; encoded by the coding sequence ATGGTAACCGAAAATTCCGATGACGAAAATATGGACGAACGGTGGATGACCGAAGCGCTGTCGGAAGCAAAAACAGCGATGAAAAAAAACGAGATCCCGATAGGTGCCCTTCTTGTCGACGGGAACGGGACCGTCCTCGGAAGAGGACACAACCAGAGAATAGGGTCGATGGATCCGACAGCCCATGCGGAAATCGTCGCCCTTCGGTCTTCCGGCCTCCATGTGAAAAATTATCGTCTCCCCGGAACGACGCTCTACGTCACGGTTGAACCTTGCCTGATGTGTTTTGGTGCTCTCCTCGAAGCGCGTGTCGAAACAGTGGTTTTCGGAATCCGCGAACCCCGATGGGGGGTCACCGGATCCCTCTACGACCTCCAGAACGACCCCCGGTTTCCCCACCGTATCCGGGTCCGGGAAGGTGTTCTGTCCCACGCGTGTCAGGATTTGCTCCGGTCCTTCTTCCAGTCGCGACGTCCCACGGGAAGCTGA
- a CDS encoding tetratricopeptide repeat protein gives MTYRFVVLAFCLVFLVCSLPVAGNGEPLTGPDDPAGLRAPLQKSARLILENHPEKAVPILKTLLKAYPDYAMVHFLLGLAYGKLDENEKAVIEERKALVLNPKSEAARVSLGIALGNTGHFRQEIRSERQALALNPKNEMAWEAIGWAYASRGNWRLARASEEKALKIRSSDPSAHMILGVALAHLGFPEEGMTEEKEASRLDPDDRGVKRAISWIATILHPVKEGTSGNQGHFNPLLSPENGPDIPGVPSPDVPANPNNNGNGTLRAPVGH, from the coding sequence TTGACTTACCGATTTGTCGTCCTGGCCTTTTGTCTGGTTTTCCTGGTTTGCTCTCTCCCGGTTGCCGGGAACGGGGAGCCGCTGACCGGACCGGATGATCCCGCCGGACTGAGGGCTCCCCTTCAAAAAAGTGCCCGTCTGATTCTGGAGAATCATCCGGAAAAAGCGGTTCCCATTTTGAAGACACTTCTGAAAGCCTATCCCGATTATGCCATGGTTCATTTTCTTCTGGGACTGGCCTATGGAAAACTGGATGAAAACGAAAAGGCTGTGATCGAAGAAAGAAAAGCTCTCGTCCTGAACCCGAAAAGCGAGGCAGCAAGGGTCAGTCTGGGTATCGCTCTCGGGAATACAGGCCATTTCCGCCAGGAAATCCGGTCCGAACGACAGGCACTGGCGCTGAATCCAAAAAACGAGATGGCGTGGGAAGCCATCGGCTGGGCGTATGCCTCTCGCGGAAACTGGCGTCTGGCGAGGGCATCGGAAGAGAAAGCCCTGAAGATTCGGAGCTCCGACCCGTCCGCCCACATGATTCTTGGGGTGGCGCTGGCCCATCTCGGGTTTCCGGAAGAAGGGATGACGGAAGAAAAGGAAGCCTCCCGGCTCGATCCGGATGACCGGGGAGTCAAACGGGCGATCTCCTGGATTGCGACGATTCTTCACCCGGTCAAGGAAGGGACATCCGGCAACCAGGGACACTTTAACCCGCTGCTTTCCCCGGAGAACGGTCCGGATATTCCCGGAGTCCCCTCACCGGATGTGCCCGCCAATCCGAACAATAATGGAAACGGAACGCTCAGAGCGCCGGTTGGACATTGA